The Rickettsiales bacterium nucleotide sequence TCACTAACAATTTCTGTTTTGACATTTACTTTTAGGGTTTCTTTTCCGCCACCTTTATAGATTGTGCCAGTTGTAGGGGTGGCATCAAGATAGTTTCTGCCACAAGCAACCCTTATGTAATCTTGGTCAACTTGTTTTCCGTTTGTAGGGTCAAAACCTCGCCAGCCAACATAAGGTATATAAAGCTCTGCCCAAGCGTGCGTTGCCTCAGATTGGATTTTATTAGCATAATCTGCACCTGTATAAATGTAGCCCATTCTATAACGAGCTGGAATGCTAAGTAAGCGAGCCAAGCAAATGAGTAAATTTGCAAAATCTTGACAAACACCTTTACGAAGAACATAAACTTCAAAAGCATTAGTGTTTAACTCAGTTGCACCAACTTGATATTTGAAATCTTTATATATAGTGCGGTTTATATCTTTTAGAGTTTCATAAAGATTATAATCATTTCTTCTAACAAAACTCATAGCAAAATCAGTGAGTTCACGCAGTTGCGTTTCAGGGAGTTCTTGAGGCATAAGATAAGCTTGCATCATCTGCCTTTGCCCTGGCATCCAAGCATATGGAATTGAAACTTTTCTAAGTGGGTGAGAAAAATCATCAGGATCAATTCTGCTAATTAAAACCTTACTTTTACTAACTATTTTTATTTCAGAGTATGGTTTTTCAATAGTCATGTGAACAATATCATTATTGAAAACATCTCTATAAATCATTCTTTCCGCAGGAACATCAACATCAAGTGAGTATTCCAAAACCTGCTGAAACCGATTATACATTGGTATTAACCTGAAAACATGCTCACTTCTCTCAATTGGTGAATCATATGTATAGGTGGTTTCATGCGTAACTTGCATCATTCTTGCGTTATGATGCAAGAGGTTGTTGCTGATGTAATAATCAAACTCACGAGAAGTTGGAACGCAATTATTTTCAACAAAATTCTTAAATTGTCCATTACTCTCAAACAAGCTGTTTGGAGGGCTATTTGTGTTTGCACTAAGCTGTAATTCTTGTTGCGGAAGATATACTTGTTTTTGGTTTTGATTATTTTTATTTTTCATACTTATTTCATTAGAATTCCATATCACAGAACCATGAGAGCATACTATCATCTGCGATTCTTCAAGCTCTTTCCAGTTAGGGTTATCAGACATCTTTTCAGATGCGATAATTATATGAGTTCTAATTCTATCTATTCCATTTGTAAAATCAAAATCTATATCATTATCAGATGAAGCTAAACCATGGGTTGCATTATGCGGGATTCTTCTTTTCCAATAAAGTTTTTCTGGCGTGTTTTTACCATGAAAAGCCACCATATATTGCCCATCAGAAAAAATTATATTTGCAGAACCAAATTCATTGAAGTCTTTCAGCCATTTATATAAATTTTCCCAACCTATATCTTTGATTGAATCAATATTTTTTTTATAACATTTATTGAGGATTATATCAAAAACCAACTCAGAATCCGTAGTTCCTAAAGGCTGAAAAATATTTTTCTTATTCTTATTATAAATTTCTCTAAGGGCGTAAATATCAAGTGTTCCTTGGTGAAGCCAGCAAATTTCCTTACCACCTAGCTTGTTTACATAAGGCTGAGTGTTTTGAAGGGTTGCATCATAAGATGCTCCATAAAAATTAAAAAGGAATGTTGAAGAACGAAATCTTCGCCATTCATCAATCACTTTTGGGCGACCAGTTTCAGCAAATGAACCTGCATCTTTAAGTAAAACGCAAGCATTCTTATCTTCTGGATACCAAGCAAAACCGCACCCTGAAAGCCTTTTACCATCTTTGTCAAAGCCCGTTTCAGTTTTGAAATTAACTATTGGAGTTGCAGGACAATCAATTGATAACGCTAATAAAAAATTTTTCATAAAGATATAAAATGTAAGCTAAAAATAATTGAAAACTTGTCATCTTGAGCAAAGCGAAAGATCTAAAAATCTCTTTAGATTCTTCGCTTTGCTCAGAATCACAAAAATATTCATTTCATTTGACTATAATTGTTTTTTATACATAATGCACCAAAACTTAGGAATACAGCCAAAAAATATATATTAAATTAAACAAAACACAAAATAAAACAAAGTAATTAATAATTAATACTAATAACACAATAAAAAATGACAGATAATACATCAAATAACAATAAAACATTATCACTTTCACTCGGTAAAAAGCTGGAAGTTAGCTCAGTAAAGCAATCTATCTCTAGAAGTAAAAGTAAATCTGTGATGGTTGAGGTTAAAAAATCTCGTTCTTTCAAAATTGATAAAAATGAAGATTTTCTTACCAATGATGATTCTAACTTAACGGAACATGAAAGAAAGGCTCGCTTAGAAGCTATTAAATTCGCTGAAGAAAGAAGAAAAGCCCAACAAGAAAATCATCATGTTGGTAAAGTTGGAATTGAAATTGCCATTCAAAGAAATAATGACGAAGAAGTTTTAACTGCTCCTGTAAAAAAGGAAGATCCTAAAAAATCTTCTCCCATTCCAAACCCAACACCACTTGGCGGAAAGAGAGTTCACTCTCTAGAAACTAATGAAATTAGAAACTTAGATGCATTATCTCCAAAACAAAAAGAAGAAAGGGCAAAACAACAGCAAGAAAAAAATGTTTTCTCTGGAAACCCTTTTGAAACTAACGCTCTTGGGCTTCCTAAGAAAAAACCTACTGGAAAGATAACTAAAGAAGACTTAGATAGCGAAATTGAAGAGAGGAAAAAAACTTCAGCTGGAAAGCCAAAATTTGGAGATGATAATTTTGATGATAAAAAACTAAAAAAACTTACTATTTCTCAAGCGGTTGATTTTGATGGTGAGGAGAGGGTTAGATCAATTGCAGCTTACAAGCGTAAAAAGCAAAAACAGAAAATGAAGCTTGTAAGTCAAACTGAGCAAGTTTTCCAAGCAAAAGAAATTATAATCCCTGAATTTATTTCAATTCAAGATTTATCAAATAGAATGGCAGTTCGCGTTCAAGAAGTAATAAAAGAGCTGATGAAACTTGGTATGATTAAGCGTGCTGTTGATGAAATTGATGCTGATACCGCTGAGCTTCTAGTTACTGAATTTAAGCACATTCCAAAAAGAGTTTTAGCTTCTGACATAGAAAATTCTCTACAAGAAGAAATTGTGAATGAGGCAGATTTAGAATCACGCCCACCAGTTGTTACCATTATGGGGCATGTGGATCACGGCAAAACTTCTCTACTTGATACAATCAGAAAAGCTGATGTTGTAAGTGGTGAAGCTGGCGGAATTACTCAACATATCGGTGCTTATCAAGTAACTACTAAAAATGGTGAAAAAATTTCTTTCATTGATACGCCAGGTCACGCGGCGTTCACTGCAATGCGTGCAAGGGGTGCGAATGTTACTGATATTGTTATTCTAGTTGTTGCGGCTGATGATGGCGTTATGCCTCAAACTATTGAGGCAATTAATCACGCAAAAGTTGCGAATGTTCCAATTATCGTTGCAGTAAATAAAATTGATAAACCTGATGCTAACGCAAGAAGAGTAAAAGAGGAGCTTCTTAATTATGATGTAATCGTTGAAGAATATGGCGGTGAAGTTCAAGCAGTTGAAATTTCTGCAAAGCAAAAAATAAATATTGATGGCTTGCTTGATGCTATTTTAGTTCAAGCAGAAATGCTTAATCTTAAGGCAAGCAAAAAACAAAAACCTCGTGGAACAGTTATTGAATCTAAGATTGATAAGGGCAGGGGGGTTGTTGCAACTTTACTTGTTCAAAAAGGAACTCTTAAAAAAGGTGATTTGATAATTGCTGGCACTGCTTTTGGTAAAATCAAAACTATCGTTGATGAAAATGGTAATAACCTAGAAACAGCAGAGCCTTCCAAGCCGGTTGAAGTTTTAGGTTTTGACGAAGTGCCTCAAGCTGGCGAAGTTTTCTCAATTGCGGATAATGAAAAAATCGCAAGAGATGTTGTTGAGTATCGTAAAAAACTTCAAATTATTGAAAAACAAAAACTAACTAACGCATCTTCTGGTGGCATTGAAAGCCTATTCAAAATGGCTAAAGATGGCAATAAAGAACTCAATGTAATTATTAAAGGTGATGTTCACGGCTCAGTTGAAGCAATCGTTAGCTCAATTGGCAAAATAGTTAGTGAGGAAGTTAAAATTAAGGTTGTTCATCAAGCAGCTGGTGCAATTAGTGAATCTGACATTCAATTAGCATCAGCCGTCAAAGCCGTTATTATGGGCTTTAATGTGCGTGCTGAGGCGAATGCAAAAGCTCTAGCTGAAAGAGAAAAAATTGAAGTTAGATATTATAATATTATTTATAACTTACTTGATGATATTAAAGGCTTAGTTTCAGGGCTTCTTTCCCCTGTTATTAGGGAACAATTTTTGGGTAATGCAGAAATTCTGCAAGTGTTCAAAATGTCCAAATATGGTAAGGTTGCAGGCTGTAGAATTAAGGAAGGGCTGGTAAAGCGTGGTGCAGGTGTTCGCTTAATTCGTGATAATGTGGTGATTCATGAAGGCAAGCTCAAAACTCTCAAACGCTTCAAAGATGAGGTTGCAGAAGTTAAAGAAGGTTTTGAATGCGGAATGGCTTTTGAAAATTATGAAGATATTAGAGAAGGTGATATAATTGAGGCCTTTGAAGTTGTTAAAGAGCAAAGGGTATTTGAAGGCTAATTATCGTTATGAAAAATTTTTCCACTAGGCAGTTAAAAGTTGGTCAGGAAATCAAATCCATATTAAGTAATTTTTTTATGCGAGGAGATGTTTATGATCCCAATACTTTTAAGGCAATAAACATCACAATTTCAGAAGTGCAAGTTACTCCAGATTTGAACTATGCCGATGTTTATTTTATTCCACTTGGTGGCGTAGAATCAAAAAATACATCTGAAATTCTGCAATCTATTGCAAGCAAACTCAAATGGCAGATTGGCAAACAAATGAATATAAGAACAATTCCAAATCTAGTTTTCAAAATTGATAAATCTTTTGATGTCGCACAAAGAATTGAAGAGCTGACGAAGAGTTAAAGCTTTTTGCCGTTTACAAAATCTAAAAGAATAGCAGAATTGTTGGTAATTTCATACCAGTTCTTTACCTCAGAATTAAAAGTTGCGAATGAACCGGGGGGAAAGTTTGCTCGCATCTCTCTAAATTTAGTTTTATCACCGCTTCTTGCAAAACTAACTGCAAACT carries:
- a CDS encoding class II glutamine amidotransferase, which translates into the protein MKNFLLALSIDCPATPIVNFKTETGFDKDGKRLSGCGFAWYPEDKNACVLLKDAGSFAETGRPKVIDEWRRFRSSTFLFNFYGASYDATLQNTQPYVNKLGGKEICWLHQGTLDIYALREIYNKNKKNIFQPLGTTDSELVFDIILNKCYKKNIDSIKDIGWENLYKWLKDFNEFGSANIIFSDGQYMVAFHGKNTPEKLYWKRRIPHNATHGLASSDNDIDFDFTNGIDRIRTHIIIASEKMSDNPNWKELEESQMIVCSHGSVIWNSNEISMKNKNNQNQKQVYLPQQELQLSANTNSPPNSLFESNGQFKNFVENNCVPTSREFDYYISNNLLHHNARMMQVTHETTYTYDSPIERSEHVFRLIPMYNRFQQVLEYSLDVDVPAERMIYRDVFNNDIVHMTIEKPYSEIKIVSKSKVLISRIDPDDFSHPLRKVSIPYAWMPGQRQMMQAYLMPQELPETQLRELTDFAMSFVRRNDYNLYETLKDINRTIYKDFKYQVGATELNTNAFEVYVLRKGVCQDFANLLICLARLLSIPARYRMGYIYTGADYANKIQSEATHAWAELYIPYVGWRGFDPTNGKQVDQDYIRVACGRNYLDATPTTGTIYKGGGKETLKVNVKTEIVSE
- the infB gene encoding translation initiation factor IF-2, with product MTDNTSNNNKTLSLSLGKKLEVSSVKQSISRSKSKSVMVEVKKSRSFKIDKNEDFLTNDDSNLTEHERKARLEAIKFAEERRKAQQENHHVGKVGIEIAIQRNNDEEVLTAPVKKEDPKKSSPIPNPTPLGGKRVHSLETNEIRNLDALSPKQKEERAKQQQEKNVFSGNPFETNALGLPKKKPTGKITKEDLDSEIEERKKTSAGKPKFGDDNFDDKKLKKLTISQAVDFDGEERVRSIAAYKRKKQKQKMKLVSQTEQVFQAKEIIIPEFISIQDLSNRMAVRVQEVIKELMKLGMIKRAVDEIDADTAELLVTEFKHIPKRVLASDIENSLQEEIVNEADLESRPPVVTIMGHVDHGKTSLLDTIRKADVVSGEAGGITQHIGAYQVTTKNGEKISFIDTPGHAAFTAMRARGANVTDIVILVVAADDGVMPQTIEAINHAKVANVPIIVAVNKIDKPDANARRVKEELLNYDVIVEEYGGEVQAVEISAKQKINIDGLLDAILVQAEMLNLKASKKQKPRGTVIESKIDKGRGVVATLLVQKGTLKKGDLIIAGTAFGKIKTIVDENGNNLETAEPSKPVEVLGFDEVPQAGEVFSIADNEKIARDVVEYRKKLQIIEKQKLTNASSGGIESLFKMAKDGNKELNVIIKGDVHGSVEAIVSSIGKIVSEEVKIKVVHQAAGAISESDIQLASAVKAVIMGFNVRAEANAKALAEREKIEVRYYNIIYNLLDDIKGLVSGLLSPVIREQFLGNAEILQVFKMSKYGKVAGCRIKEGLVKRGAGVRLIRDNVVIHEGKLKTLKRFKDEVAEVKEGFECGMAFENYEDIREGDIIEAFEVVKEQRVFEG
- a CDS encoding ribosome-binding factor A, which encodes MKNFSTRQLKVGQEIKSILSNFFMRGDVYDPNTFKAINITISEVQVTPDLNYADVYFIPLGGVESKNTSEILQSIASKLKWQIGKQMNIRTIPNLVFKIDKSFDVAQRIEELTKS